In one Magallana gigas chromosome 7, xbMagGiga1.1, whole genome shotgun sequence genomic region, the following are encoded:
- the LOC105334318 gene encoding eukaryotic translation elongation factor 1 epsilon-1, with the protein MPIFTQPHQVNMEELNNLASYLGVSSGKLVLDAKEQIPVLKAGNGLTVRGLVSVAKQLVRQSETPELKGTTAEERAAIDQWLEYRVVQVDRSLQEKDVSSVLRDTNAYLSHHVYFVGYQPTLADIILYLGLYRIFEDLTFMEKQKYVHVCRWFSNMQSLFANKMSKKHIAFQRNKIFSGTGH; encoded by the exons ATGCCTATTTTTACACAACCCCACCAGGTAAACATGGAGGAATTGAACAATCTAGCATCATACTTAGGTGTTTCCTCTGGAAAACTTGTATTAGACGCAAAAGAACAG ATACCAGTATTAAAAGCAGGGAATGGTCTTACTGTCAGAGGTCTTGTATCAGTTGCTAAGCAGCTAGTTCGACAGTCTGAAACTCCGGAATTAAAGG GCACCACGGCAGAGGAGCGAGCTGCAATTGACCAGTGGCTGGAATACAGAGTAGTTCAGGTGGATAGAAGCCTTCAGGAAAAAGATGTGTCTTCAGTTCTCAGG GACACCAATGCATATTTGTCACACCATGTATATTTCGTCGGATATCAGCCAACATTAGCAGACATCATCTTATACCTAGGACTATACAGAATcttt GAGGATTTAACGTTTATGGAAAAACAAAAGTATGTTCATGTGTGCAGATGGTTCTcaaat ATGCAGTCACTTTTTGCCAACAAAATGTCAAAGAAACacattgcttttcaaagaaataaaatttttagtgGCACTGGCCATTAA
- the LOC105334319 gene encoding peroxisome biogenesis factor 10, whose translation MRQPAGVAEILRSHQKDDIYTGYLKTAVSEIFQEIFGPGVWIRWKNEVDRLAEVTYFFLTTVAGYQTVGEEYVNIIQIDTHRRNIPSKLKRLILVSLHVFGPYAVGRFLDWVEKKFKSGDWDSVPQETREFILNSLPVLQQALSLLQRFHLALFYLRGVFYHIAKRLTNVSYIKFSVSPTEGSSVQQSFRALGWLSLAQLGFSVLQTLYYSYRFSGTSSPQKDISARTSQDAVDRKCCLCLEARRSPTATPCGHLFCWQCIYEWCSTKLECPICRETLQPQKLVFLQNYDPPEG comes from the exons ATGAGACAACCTGCCGGAGTTGCAGAAATTCTGCGATCTCATCAAAAAGATGATATTTACACTGGATATTTAAAAACTGCTGTATCGgaaatttttcaagaaatatttg GTCCTGGTGTGTGGATAAGGTGGAAAAATGAAGTGGATCGTTTGGCGGAggttacatatttttttctgacaacAGTTGCAG gaTACCAGACTGTTGGGGAAGAATATGTCAACATCATTCAGATTGACACTCATCGTAGAAACATTCCATCAAAACTG aaaagaCTGATATTAGTTTCTCTCCATGTCTTTGGGCCCTATGCAGTGGGCCGCTTTCTTGACTGGGTGGAGAAAAAATTCAAGTCAGGTGACTGGGACAGTGTGCCTCAGGAAACAAGGGAGTTTATCTTGAACTCACTTCCTGTTCTTCAGCAGGCTCTTTCCCTCCTGCAGAGATTCCATCTTGCCTTGTTTTATCTCAGAGGTGTATTCTATCACATAGCCAAGCGACTGACCAATGTCAGCTAT ATTAAATTCAGTGTCTCCCCCACAGAGGGGTCATCTGTACAGCAGAGTTTTCGGGCCTTAGGCTGGCTGTCGCTGGCTCAGCTTGGCTTCAGTGTTCTACAGACGCTTTATTACAGCTACAGGTTCTCAGGGACCTCATCACCTCAGAAAGATATCAG TGCACGCACATCCCAGGATGCCGTAGACAGGAAGTGTTGTCTGTGTCTGGAGGCAAGGAGATCACCCACAGCAACACCTTGTGGCCATTTGTTTTGCTGGCAGTGTATCTATGAATGGTGCTCCACCAAG CTGGAATGTCCAATATGCAGAGAAACACTACAGCCACAGAAGCTTGTGTTTTTACAGAACTATGACCCACCTGAAGGCTGA
- the LOC136270176 gene encoding integrase/recombinase xerD homolog: MVCNSRTTSYRQQTHSFSPFVQLAGAHRNQVTSATNVSKRDTGNQDAPLSSAALRPPPQNEVDGFADIFSVGRWSNLFSRIQDPKLQELAELLPSYCLKARAENTTKKYRYTFNRFSKWCKTFEPHVKNLPTTDVNVSLYLIYIAKTFKSAPKIEEAVHAIAWAHKLAGFSNPCDSTLVKFTKEGCLRDTSQPVTKKDPITPEILSSIVSLLGGKQASLFDLRTCSIFLLGYAGFLRFSEIVNIQRSHVTFHESHLKLFVPKSKTDVQNKGSCVYISRTSSQNCPVNLLERYLNLSGIEENSDEYIFRQLSYSKKFNIYRLKKCKAPLSYTRVREIVLSTLNTLGLD, from the exons ATGGTCTGCAACAGCAGAACAACGTCCTACAGACAGCAAACCCATTCCTTCAGCCCTTTCGTGCAGCTAGCAGGCGCACACCGCAACCAAGTGACGTCTGCTACAAATGTTTCCAAACGGGACACTGGAAATCAAGATGCCCCTCTCAGTTCGGCAGCACTGCGCCCTCCTCCTCAAAATGAAGTTGATG GATTTGCAGATATATTTTCGGTGGGGAGGTGGAGTAATCTATTTTCCAGAATACAAGACCCAAAGCTCCAAGAGTTGGCCGAACTCCTACCATCGTATTGTCTTAAAGCAAGGGCCGAAAATACAACCAAAAAATACAGGTACACATTTAACAGATTTTCTAAGTGGTGCAAGACTTTTGAACCTCATGTCAAAAATCTACCAACAACAGATGTGAATGTATCTCTCTATCTGATTTACATTGCGAAAACTTTTAAATCTGCTCCCAAAATAGAAGAGGCTGTTCATGCTATAGCTTGGGCACATAAACTGGCAGGTTTTTCAAACCCATGTGACTCAACTTTGGTGAAGTTCACAAAGGAAGGTTGTTTACGTGATACCAGTCAACCCGTTACAAAAAAGGACCCTATAACACCAGAAATTCTGTCTTCGATCGTGTCTTTATTGGGAGGAAAGCAAGCATCGCTTTTCGATTTACGTACTTGTTCCATTTTTTTGTTGGGTTATGCAGGGTTTCTGCGTTTTTCTGAAATTGTCAATATTCAAAGATCTCATGTAACTTTTCATGAATcacatttgaaattatttgttcCCAAAAGCAAAACTGATGTTCAAAACAAGGGTAGTTGTGTATATATTTCACGCACAAGTTCTCAAAACTGTCCTGTGAACCTACTAGAGAGGTATTTGAATTTGTCTGGTATAGAAGAAAATTCAGATGAATATATTTTCAGACAACTGTCTTATAGCaagaaattcaatatttatagaCTCAAGAAATGTAAGGCACCACTGTCATATACCAGAGTTAGAGAAATTGTTTTGTCTACATTAAATACTTTGGGTTTAGACTAA
- the LOC105323596 gene encoding uncharacterized protein: MSSCREGCRRAFRGILHIPGCKTLCFKCVLLPCYSNTDSDDEKDKDDEGYDSYGNTDNHAHPTQEDGHDTSGSLGQVTHHDYVNSVDYTNVEIAETGQSQSADNVYVPMQLESLDHLVATRSVSTSEKVLLSNTDLMTCRLKVECPDPTASYVNVPETSPLLKGTGEDSTVSEKNSGVTDVIQEVGESKTDGSKQHSKMAANQTPADKALKQSSVVEEGARTDNSSRDTTTLNSSTSVEEIEGPSGKKMVLLETDL, encoded by the exons ATGAG CTCCTGCAGAGAAGGATGTCGAAGGGCATTTCGGGGGATCCTCCATATTCCTGGTTGCAAAACCTTGTGCTTCAAGTGCGTTCTCCTGCCGTGCTATTCTAACACAGATAGTGATGACGAGAAAGACAAGGACGACGAAGGCTACGATAGCTATGGTAACACGGACAATCACGCTCACCCGACTCAGGAAGACGGCCATGACACATCCGGGTCTCTGGGTCAGGTGACACACCATGATTACGTCAACAGTGTCGATTACACCAATGTTGAGATTGCAGAAACTGGACAATCTCAGAGTGCGGACAATGTTTACGTTCCAATGCAACTGGAGTCGCTGGACCACCTCGTGGCAACCAGAAGCGTGAGCACTAGTGAGAAAGTACTGCTTTCGAACACTGATCTCATGACGTGTAGGCTGAAAGTGGAATGTCCAGACCCTACAGCGTCCTACGTGAACGTTCCCGAGACGAGTCCTTTACTGAAAGGGACAGGGGAGGATAGCACGGTTAGTGAAAAGAACTCCGGTGTTACTGATGTCATACAGGAAGTTGGAGAGTCAAAGACCGATGGGTCTAAACAGCATTCCAAGATGGCAGCAAATCAGACACCAGCCGACAAGGCATTAAAGCAGTCCAGTGTAGTGGAGGAGGGGGCAAGGACAGATAACTCTTCCCGCGACACCACGACACTAAATAGTTCAACCTCGGTGGAAGAGATTGAAGGACCATCCGGAAAGAAAATGGTGCTCCTAGAAACGGACTTATGA
- the LOC105323594 gene encoding uncharacterized protein, giving the protein MAEESWVNEVLDFGDEPVKDLETRLAIFKFNYSWADMVEKEEKRRGKPDIPERWPDHIPDWMRLTEMMPSLKRRPKLTSSMKGNIKNMSSSSEIVWMKREPPPTRIRILTRARK; this is encoded by the exons ATGGCGGAGGAGTCGTGGGTG AACGAAGTCTTGGATTTTGGGGATGAGCCTGTAAAAGATTTG GAGACCAGACTGGCCATCTTCAAATTCAACTACAGTTGGGCGGACATGGTAGAGAAGGAAGAAAAACGAAGG GGTAAACCAGACATCCCCGAGCGGTGGCCGGACCACATCCCTGACTGGATGAGACTGACAGAAATGATGCCCTCCCTCAAACGCCGACCCAAACTGACCAGTTCTATG AAAGGAAACATTAAAAACATGAGTTCCTCCTCCGAGATTGTGTGGATGAAGAGGGAGCCCCCACCCACGCGCATTCGTATTCTTACACGTGCCAGGAAGTAA